In Felis catus isolate Fca126 chromosome A3, F.catus_Fca126_mat1.0, whole genome shotgun sequence, a single genomic region encodes these proteins:
- the IL18R1 gene encoding interleukin-18 receptor 1 isoform X2: MHHIELLLALLALMFTSTSETCISRHSITAVEGEFFYLRYCSSASEHDSEKNSIKWYKSSGSHGRIELNSSSSPRITLHDYVLEFWPVELEDSGSYFFQMGNDTRKWKLNVIGRSKSSCFVEKLLTSKTVEVQKSLHVACKHDYFQPLANRTSLYKNCEKINNGTNPVLQKNAEFEDQGYYTCVFSIPHNGKLFNVTKTINVTIVGDRSKIIPVLLGPKLNRVKVELGKDVNLNCSALANEKDQIYWNLWDENGKEPNVHEENVKKNRTLDGKLYVSRMLKIENINAKNLKFSYNCTVASEGGTDTINFVLLKKDMADIPGYIFTRGMIVAVLISVVVVCLVIMGVIYRVDLALFYRHFTRKDETLTDGKTYDAFVSYLKECGPENGEEHTFAVEILPKVLEKHFGYKLCIYERDVVPGGAIVDEIHSLIEKSRRLIIVLSKSYMSNEVRYELESGLHEALVERKIKIILIEFTPVSDFTFFPQSLKLLKSHRVLKWNADKPLSYNSRFWKNLLYLMPAKVVKPRGTESEVFPVLSQS, from the exons AAACATGTATTTCACGTCATAGCATCACTGCAGTGGAAGGGGAATTTTTCTATCTGAGATACTGCTCATCAGCATCTGAGCACGATAGTGAAAAAAACAGCATAAAATGGTACAAGAGCAGTGGGTCACATGGACGCATTGAGCTAAACTCAAGCAGTTCCCCCAGAATTACTTTGCACGATTATGTTTTGGAGTTTTGGCCAGTTGAGTTGGAGGACAGTGGATCTTACTTTTTCCAAATGGG aaatgatactcgtaaatggaaattaaatgtcATTGGAAGAAGTAAAAGCAGCTGTTTTGTTGAAAAACTACTAACTAGTAAAACTGTAGAAGTTCAGAAATCTTTGCACGTAGCCTGTAAACATGACTACTTTCAACCATTGGCCAATAGAACTTCACTGTATAAg AACTGTGAAAAGATAAACAATGGTACAAACCCAGTTTTACAGAAGAATGCAGAGTTTGAAGATCAGGGATATTACACCTGTGTGTTTTCCATCCCTCATAATGGAAAACTATTTAATGTCACCAAAACCATCAACGTAACAATCGTTGGAG atCGCAGTAAAATAATTCCTGTTCTTCTTGGACCAAAGCTTAACCGTGTGAAGGTGGAATTAG GAAAAGATGTAAACCTCAATTGCTCTGCTTTGGCGAATGAAAAGGATCAGATTTATTGGAACTTGTGGGATGAAAATGGAAAGGAGCCCAATGTACATGAAGAGaacgtaaaaaaaaatag GACTCTGGATGGCAAATTGTATGTGTCAAGAATGTTGAAAATCGAGAATATTAATgcaaaaaatctaaaattttcataTAATTGCACTGTGGCCAGCGAGGGAGGCACAGACACCATAAACTTTGTCTTGTTGAAAAAAG ATATGGCTGATATCCCAGGCTACATCTTCACCAGAGGAATGATTGTGGCTGTTTTGATCTCAGTGGTAGTTGTGTGCCTAGTGATAATGGGTGTCATTTATAGAGTTGACTTGGCTCTATTTTATAGACATTTCAcgagaaaagatgaaacattaACAG ATGGGAAAACATACGACGCTTTTGTGTCTTACCTAAAAGAATGTGGACCCGAAAATGGAGAGGAGCACACCTTTGCTGTGGAGATTTTGCCCAAGGTGTTGGAGAAACACTTTGGGTATAAGTTATGCATATATGAAAGGGATGTAGTGCCTGGAGGAG CTATTGTTGATGAAATCCACTCATTGATAGAGAAAAGCCGAAGACTGATCATTGTCCTAAGTAAAAGCTACATGTCTAATGAAGTCAGGTATGAACTTGAAAGTGGACTCCATGAAGCTCTggtagaaaggaaaattaaaatcatcttaATTGAATTTACACCTGTCAGTGACTTCACATTCTTCCCCCAATCACTAAAGCTTTTGAAATCTCACAGAGTTCTGAAGTGGAACGCTGATAAACCTCTGTCGTATAACTCAAGGTTCTGGAAGAATCTTCTGTACCTGATGCCTGCAAAAGTGGTCAAGCCTCGTGGAACTGAATCTGAAGTCTTCCCTGTTCTTTCACAGTCCTGA
- the IL18R1 gene encoding interleukin-18 receptor 1 isoform X1: MHHIELLLALLALMFTSTSETCISRHSITAVEGEFFYLRYCSSASEHDSEKNSIKWYKSSGSHGRIELNSSSSPRITLHDYVLEFWPVELEDSGSYFFQMGNDTRKWKLNVIGRSKSSCFVEKLLTSKTVEVQKSLHVACKHDYFQPLANRTSLYKNCEKINNGTNPVLQKNAEFEDQGYYTCVFSIPHNGKLFNVTKTINVTIVGDRSKIIPVLLGPKLNRVKVELGKDVNLNCSALANEKDQIYWNLWDENGKEPNVHEENVKKNRTLDGKLYVSRMLKIENINAKNLKFSYNCTVASEGGTDTINFVLLKKEDMADIPGYIFTRGMIVAVLISVVVVCLVIMGVIYRVDLALFYRHFTRKDETLTDGKTYDAFVSYLKECGPENGEEHTFAVEILPKVLEKHFGYKLCIYERDVVPGGAIVDEIHSLIEKSRRLIIVLSKSYMSNEVRYELESGLHEALVERKIKIILIEFTPVSDFTFFPQSLKLLKSHRVLKWNADKPLSYNSRFWKNLLYLMPAKVVKPRGTESEVFPVLSQS; encoded by the exons AAACATGTATTTCACGTCATAGCATCACTGCAGTGGAAGGGGAATTTTTCTATCTGAGATACTGCTCATCAGCATCTGAGCACGATAGTGAAAAAAACAGCATAAAATGGTACAAGAGCAGTGGGTCACATGGACGCATTGAGCTAAACTCAAGCAGTTCCCCCAGAATTACTTTGCACGATTATGTTTTGGAGTTTTGGCCAGTTGAGTTGGAGGACAGTGGATCTTACTTTTTCCAAATGGG aaatgatactcgtaaatggaaattaaatgtcATTGGAAGAAGTAAAAGCAGCTGTTTTGTTGAAAAACTACTAACTAGTAAAACTGTAGAAGTTCAGAAATCTTTGCACGTAGCCTGTAAACATGACTACTTTCAACCATTGGCCAATAGAACTTCACTGTATAAg AACTGTGAAAAGATAAACAATGGTACAAACCCAGTTTTACAGAAGAATGCAGAGTTTGAAGATCAGGGATATTACACCTGTGTGTTTTCCATCCCTCATAATGGAAAACTATTTAATGTCACCAAAACCATCAACGTAACAATCGTTGGAG atCGCAGTAAAATAATTCCTGTTCTTCTTGGACCAAAGCTTAACCGTGTGAAGGTGGAATTAG GAAAAGATGTAAACCTCAATTGCTCTGCTTTGGCGAATGAAAAGGATCAGATTTATTGGAACTTGTGGGATGAAAATGGAAAGGAGCCCAATGTACATGAAGAGaacgtaaaaaaaaatag GACTCTGGATGGCAAATTGTATGTGTCAAGAATGTTGAAAATCGAGAATATTAATgcaaaaaatctaaaattttcataTAATTGCACTGTGGCCAGCGAGGGAGGCACAGACACCATAAACTTTGTCTTGTTGAAAAAAG aAGATATGGCTGATATCCCAGGCTACATCTTCACCAGAGGAATGATTGTGGCTGTTTTGATCTCAGTGGTAGTTGTGTGCCTAGTGATAATGGGTGTCATTTATAGAGTTGACTTGGCTCTATTTTATAGACATTTCAcgagaaaagatgaaacattaACAG ATGGGAAAACATACGACGCTTTTGTGTCTTACCTAAAAGAATGTGGACCCGAAAATGGAGAGGAGCACACCTTTGCTGTGGAGATTTTGCCCAAGGTGTTGGAGAAACACTTTGGGTATAAGTTATGCATATATGAAAGGGATGTAGTGCCTGGAGGAG CTATTGTTGATGAAATCCACTCATTGATAGAGAAAAGCCGAAGACTGATCATTGTCCTAAGTAAAAGCTACATGTCTAATGAAGTCAGGTATGAACTTGAAAGTGGACTCCATGAAGCTCTggtagaaaggaaaattaaaatcatcttaATTGAATTTACACCTGTCAGTGACTTCACATTCTTCCCCCAATCACTAAAGCTTTTGAAATCTCACAGAGTTCTGAAGTGGAACGCTGATAAACCTCTGTCGTATAACTCAAGGTTCTGGAAGAATCTTCTGTACCTGATGCCTGCAAAAGTGGTCAAGCCTCGTGGAACTGAATCTGAAGTCTTCCCTGTTCTTTCACAGTCCTGA
- the IL18R1 gene encoding interleukin-18 receptor 1 precursor (The RefSeq protein has 2 substitutions compared to this genomic sequence), translating into MRHIELLLTLLALMFTSTSETCISRHSITAVEGEFFYLRYCSSASEHDSEKNSIKWYKSSGSHGRIELNSSSSPRITLHDYVLEFWPVELEDSGSYFFQMGNDTRKWKLNVIGRSKSSCFVEKLLTSKTVEVQKSLHVACKHDYFQPLANRTSLYKNCEKINNGTNPVLQKNAEFEDQGYYTCVFSIPHNGKLFNVTKTINVTIVGDRSKIIPVLLGPKLNRVKVELGKDVNLNCSALANEKDQIYWNLWDENGKEPNVHEENVKKNRTLDGKLYVSRMLKIENINAKNLKFSYNCTVASEGGTDTINFVLLKKEDMADIPGYIFTRGMIVAVLISVVVVCLVIMGVIYRVDLALFYRHFTRKDETLTDGKTYDAFVSYLKECGPENGEEHTFAVEILPKVLEKHFGYKLCIYERDVVPGGAIVDEIHSLIEKSRRLIIVLSKSYMSNEVRYELESGLHEALVERKIKIILIEFTPVSDFTFFPQSLKLLKSHRVLKWNADKPLSYNSRFWKNLLYLMPAKVVKPRGTESEVFPVLSQS; encoded by the exons AAACATGTATTTCACGTCATAGCATCACTGCAGTGGAAGGGGAATTTTTCTATCTGAGATACTGCTCATCAGCATCTGAGCACGATAGTGAAAAAAACAGCATAAAATGGTACAAGAGCAGTGGGTCACATGGACGCATTGAGCTAAACTCAAGCAGTTCCCCCAGAATTACTTTGCACGATTATGTTTTGGAGTTTTGGCCAGTTGAGTTGGAGGACAGTGGATCTTACTTTTTCCAAATGGG aaatgatactcgtaaatggaaattaaatgtcATTGGAAGAAGTAAAAGCAGCTGTTTTGTTGAAAAACTACTAACTAGTAAAACTGTAGAAGTTCAGAAATCTTTGCACGTAGCCTGTAAACATGACTACTTTCAACCATTGGCCAATAGAACTTCACTGTATAAg AACTGTGAAAAGATAAACAATGGTACAAACCCAGTTTTACAGAAGAATGCAGAGTTTGAAGATCAGGGATATTACACCTGTGTGTTTTCCATCCCTCATAATGGAAAACTATTTAATGTCACCAAAACCATCAACGTAACAATCGTTGGAG atCGCAGTAAAATAATTCCTGTTCTTCTTGGACCAAAGCTTAACCGTGTGAAGGTGGAATTAG GAAAAGATGTAAACCTCAATTGCTCTGCTTTGGCGAATGAAAAGGATCAGATTTATTGGAACTTGTGGGATGAAAATGGAAAGGAGCCCAATGTACATGAAGAGaacgtaaaaaaaaatag GACTCTGGATGGCAAATTGTATGTGTCAAGAATGTTGAAAATCGAGAATATTAATgcaaaaaatctaaaattttcataTAATTGCACTGTGGCCAGCGAGGGAGGCACAGACACCATAAACTTTGTCTTGTTGAAAAAAG aAGATATGGCTGATATCCCAGGCTACATCTTCACCAGAGGAATGATTGTGGCTGTTTTGATCTCAGTGGTAGTTGTGTGCCTAGTGATAATGGGTGTCATTTATAGAGTTGACTTGGCTCTATTTTATAGACATTTCAcgagaaaagatgaaacattaACAG ATGGGAAAACATACGACGCTTTTGTGTCTTACCTAAAAGAATGTGGACCCGAAAATGGAGAGGAGCACACCTTTGCTGTGGAGATTTTGCCCAAGGTGTTGGAGAAACACTTTGGGTATAAGTTATGCATATATGAAAGGGATGTAGTGCCTGGAGGAG CTATTGTTGATGAAATCCACTCATTGATAGAGAAAAGCCGAAGACTGATCATTGTCCTAAGTAAAAGCTACATGTCTAATGAAGTCAGGTATGAACTTGAAAGTGGACTCCATGAAGCTCTggtagaaaggaaaattaaaatcatcttaATTGAATTTACACCTGTCAGTGACTTCACATTCTTCCCCCAATCACTAAAGCTTTTGAAATCTCACAGAGTTCTGAAGTGGAACGCTGATAAACCTCTGTCGTATAACTCAAGGTTCTGGAAGAATCTTCTGTACCTGATGCCTGCAAAAGTGGTCAAGCCTCGTGGAACTGAATCTGAAGTCTTCCCTGTTCTTTCACAGTCCTGA